The following are from one region of the Amylibacter sp. IMCC11727 genome:
- a CDS encoding GNAT family N-acetyltransferase encodes MIVRKAKTTDAAEAISVIRLSISKLCVADHKNDASELSGWLSNKTLTQWVQWLGREDAILLVLEKGNKLLGVGMIDHQGEILLNYVHPDNRLTGVSKTLLTALEEEARALGLTSCFLKSTITAAKFYQSCGYVQGSAARLELEKQL; translated from the coding sequence ATGATCGTTCGCAAAGCCAAAACAACAGACGCGGCAGAAGCTATCTCTGTTATTCGATTGTCTATTTCCAAGCTGTGCGTCGCAGACCATAAAAATGATGCCTCTGAACTTTCTGGTTGGCTCTCCAACAAAACACTCACGCAATGGGTTCAATGGCTCGGTCGAGAAGACGCAATTTTGCTGGTTTTAGAAAAGGGAAACAAATTGCTCGGTGTTGGAATGATCGACCACCAAGGTGAAATTTTGCTTAATTACGTCCATCCAGACAATCGGCTCACTGGTGTGAGTAAAACACTTCTAACTGCGCTTGAGGAGGAGGCACGCGCATTGGGACTAACTTCTTGCTTTCTAAAAAGTACCATAACAGCCGCAAAATTCTATCAAAGTTGCGGTTACGTGCAGGGAAGCGCAGCTCGGCTCGAACTCGAAAAACAGCTATAA
- a CDS encoding RNA-binding S4 domain-containing protein, whose translation MNAPRETIRIDKWLWFARFFKSRGLSAKMIAAGHCRINSVKIAKGSVAVGAGDVITFPKEDDVRVIEVVAIGERRGPAVEAQTLYVDLSPPVKKEKGVYVPNPEAERSGRPNRQERDAMRKFKGE comes from the coding sequence TTGAACGCACCGCGTGAGACAATCCGCATCGACAAATGGCTGTGGTTCGCGCGGTTTTTCAAATCGCGCGGATTGAGCGCAAAGATGATCGCCGCAGGGCATTGTCGCATCAATTCCGTAAAAATCGCCAAAGGCAGCGTGGCTGTGGGGGCGGGGGACGTGATTACGTTCCCCAAGGAAGACGACGTGCGCGTGATTGAGGTTGTGGCCATCGGCGAACGCCGTGGCCCAGCGGTTGAGGCGCAGACGTTGTATGTGGATTTGTCCCCACCCGTGAAGAAGGAGAAGGGCGTGTATGTGCCCAATCCAGAGGCGGAGCGATCAGGGCGACCCAATCGTCAGGAGCGCGACGCGATGCGGAAGTTTAAGGGGGAGTGA